From a single Oncorhynchus tshawytscha isolate Ot180627B linkage group LG29, Otsh_v2.0, whole genome shotgun sequence genomic region:
- the rnf32 gene encoding RING finger protein 32 isoform X1 has product MRKGLNSKATSGKLAITSVALQDHIARNLLLQNLSLCDPVKTRWCRRAATETHCKRNHGTVKQKGPQQHDGEEKEYVLDPAAPPLTLAQKLGLVQSPARKLTVDEWSQVKSRSIHEGDSKQPCVICREEFRLQTQVLLSCSHVFHRACLQAFERFSGRKCCPMCRKEQYETRVIHDGARLFKERCAIRIQACWRGYVVRKWYGHMRKTVPPKDKQLRRKFFETKLQELNDSFVQYCHMDIEAFLNDIDQSVSSSRRVFHQFEREHVSEPQEDDWQKIQEKVTQRDTQDCPICLTTLCSARLETEAGRTLAQHHSNRRTVLLSCSHLFHQPCLEAFEAFCVEGRPTCPLCRSPYHKILV; this is encoded by the exons ATGCGGAAG GGCTTGAACTCAAAAGCAACCAGTGGAAAGTTAGCAATCACCTCAGTTGCTCTTCAAGACCATATCGCACGAAACTTGCTGCTTCAGAATTTGTCACTGTGTGACCCTGTGAAGACAAGATGGTGCCGAAGAGCCGCCACTGAAACACACTGCAAACGAAACCATGGAACTGTGAAACAGAAAGGGCCCCAGCAACacgatggagaggagaaagagtatGTGCTTGACCCAGCAGCTCCACCACTGACATTAG CCCAGAAACTGGGTTTGGTGCAGTCCCCGGCCAGAAAACTGACGGTAGATGAATGGAGTCAGGTCAAGTCGAGGTCTATTCATGAAGGGGACTCCAAGCAGCCCTGTGTGATCTGCAGGGAGGAGTTTCGCTTACAGACTCAG GTTTTGCTCTCCTGCTCCCATGTGTTTCACAGAGCCTGTCTGCAGGCCTTTGAGAGGTTTTCAGGCAGGAAGTGCTGTCCTATGTGCAGGAAGGAGCAGTATGAGACCAGAGTGATCCACGATGGAGCTCGCCTCTTCAAAGAGAGGTGTGCCATCAG AATTCAAGCGTGTTGGCGTGGCTATGTTGTTCGGAAGTGGTACGGACATATGAGGAAAACAGTTCCCCCAAAAGACAAACAGCTACGACGAAAATTCTTTGAGACAAAG TTGCAGGAGTTGAATGACAGCTTTGTCCAATACTGTCATATGGACATAGAGGCTTTCCTGAACGATATCGACCAGTCGGTGTCATCAAGCAGAAGAGTGTTCCATCAGTTTGAGAGAGAGCACGTCTCGGAGCCGCAGGAAGATGACTGGCAGAAAATACAGGAAAAG GTCACCCAGAGAGATACACAGGACTGTCCCATCTGTCTCACCACTCTGTGCAGCGCCAGACTAGAGACGGAGGCAGGGAGGACACTCGCCCAACACCACAGCAACAGACGCACTGTGCTCCTGTCCTGCTCACACCTCTTCCACCAGCCCTGCCTGGAAGCCTTCGAAGCCTTCTGTGTGGAGGGCCGACCTACATGTCCTCTGTGCAGGTCTCCCTACCACAAAATACTGGTCTGA
- the rnf32 gene encoding RING finger protein 32 isoform X2, producing MRKGLNSKATSGKLAITSVALQDHIARNLLLQNLSLCDPVKTRWCRRAATETHCKRNHGTVKQKGPQQHDGEEKEYVLDPAAPPLTLAQKLGLVQSPARKLTVDEWSQVKSRSIHEGDSKQPCVICREEFRLQTQVLLSCSHVFHRACLQAFERFSGRKCCPMCRKEQYETRVIHDGARLFKERCAIRIQACWRGYVVRKWYGHMRKTVPPKDKQLRRKFFETKVTQRDTQDCPICLTTLCSARLETEAGRTLAQHHSNRRTVLLSCSHLFHQPCLEAFEAFCVEGRPTCPLCRSPYHKILV from the exons ATGCGGAAG GGCTTGAACTCAAAAGCAACCAGTGGAAAGTTAGCAATCACCTCAGTTGCTCTTCAAGACCATATCGCACGAAACTTGCTGCTTCAGAATTTGTCACTGTGTGACCCTGTGAAGACAAGATGGTGCCGAAGAGCCGCCACTGAAACACACTGCAAACGAAACCATGGAACTGTGAAACAGAAAGGGCCCCAGCAACacgatggagaggagaaagagtatGTGCTTGACCCAGCAGCTCCACCACTGACATTAG CCCAGAAACTGGGTTTGGTGCAGTCCCCGGCCAGAAAACTGACGGTAGATGAATGGAGTCAGGTCAAGTCGAGGTCTATTCATGAAGGGGACTCCAAGCAGCCCTGTGTGATCTGCAGGGAGGAGTTTCGCTTACAGACTCAG GTTTTGCTCTCCTGCTCCCATGTGTTTCACAGAGCCTGTCTGCAGGCCTTTGAGAGGTTTTCAGGCAGGAAGTGCTGTCCTATGTGCAGGAAGGAGCAGTATGAGACCAGAGTGATCCACGATGGAGCTCGCCTCTTCAAAGAGAGGTGTGCCATCAG AATTCAAGCGTGTTGGCGTGGCTATGTTGTTCGGAAGTGGTACGGACATATGAGGAAAACAGTTCCCCCAAAAGACAAACAGCTACGACGAAAATTCTTTGAGACAAAG GTCACCCAGAGAGATACACAGGACTGTCCCATCTGTCTCACCACTCTGTGCAGCGCCAGACTAGAGACGGAGGCAGGGAGGACACTCGCCCAACACCACAGCAACAGACGCACTGTGCTCCTGTCCTGCTCACACCTCTTCCACCAGCCCTGCCTGGAAGCCTTCGAAGCCTTCTGTGTGGAGGGCCGACCTACATGTCCTCTGTGCAGGTCTCCCTACCACAAAATACTGGTCTGA